Proteins found in one Panicum hallii strain FIL2 chromosome 4, PHallii_v3.1, whole genome shotgun sequence genomic segment:
- the LOC112889640 gene encoding uncharacterized protein LOC112889640, with amino-acid sequence MGSLGPTTINSMSMAKAATSVGTKNSVVAVADQQQAAGQKNCGSYAFQMPLHYPRYKKADYETMPEWRVDCLLREYGLPVTGDLDSKRKFAMGAFLWPDQY; translated from the coding sequence ATGGGTTCTCTAGGCCCAACCACCATTAATAGCATGAGCATGGCGAAGGCAGCAACCAGCGTCGGTACCAAGAACAGCGTGGTTGCCGTCGCCGATCAGCAGCAAGCTGCAGGCCAGAAGAACTGCGGCAGCTACGCCTTCCAGATGCCGCTGCACTACCCGCGGTACAAGAAGGCGGACTACGAGACCATGCCGGAGTGGCGCGTCGACTGCCTCCTCCGCGAGTACGGCCTCCCCGTCACCGGCGACCTCGACAGCAAGAGAAAGTTCGCCATGGGAGCCTTCCTCTGGCCCGACCAGTACTGA